Genomic DNA from Flavobacterium sp. N502540:
TAAAGTTCTGGTTGAGTAATGGTTTGCTCAGGTACTTTCATGGCCAATAACAATGCTCTCGCATCCTGTACTAGCTTAGCACGTCGGCGGCTTTCTAATGTCCATTCTTCCCAGTCATCATTATCAATTTTAGACAAAATCCAGGACTGGAACGACTCATCAGATAAGAAATCTTCAACTTGGGTATATTTATTACGTTTTTGCATCTAGAAATAGGGTTACAAAAACATAGAGGACGGCTTTCTTATTATATACTCACCAAATTGTGATTTTTTTTTTAATTCTGTATAAATAAAACTAAAAAGTAGTTGAAGAAAGAAGAAGAATTAACGAAAAACTACCCTTCCATTCTTTGCGAAGTGTAAGTAAACCGCGGTGTAGTAAGTTACTTGCTGATTGATAATTTACCTCCAGCATATCGGCAATTTGATCAACGGTTAAGCCTTGATGGTATCTTAAATACAAAGCTTCTTTTTGTCGTGCCGGTAAATTATTTAGTAATTTGTTTAAATGAATTACTTTTTGCTTTGTGGCATAATCGTCGTCAATAAGATCATGTTCTACAGCGAATTCCAAAAGAAAAGCAATTGAATCTGTACTTGTTGACTTACGAAAAATATGATCGCGTTCGTATAAACGTGCAATACGCTTGCGTACACTCGACAATAAATAGGCTTTTACTACAACTGAACTTTGAAGCCCGTTTTTGTAAACCCAAATATCCGTAAAAACATCCTGAACACAATCCTGTACCTTTTCAGCATTTGGAGAAAGCGAGTTTCCGTAGTTTACCAGATCACCATAATATTTTTCAAACAACAGAGAGAATGATTTTTCGTCTCCATTTTTCAAGTTAGTCCAAAGCGTAAGATCGTCTGATGTTTTGAATGGTAGAGTTTTGGTATTCATATAAAATCGCAATAGAATTCTTGAAAAAAAGCACTGGTTTTTAACATAAAGAATAAGATTTTTTAACATTATTCTTTACATCTGTGCGATAAATATATAAAAGCAAACATACAAAACAAATTTTTTAATGTGAGAAAAGTGAACATTTAACATTTGGAAGAGGCTTTTTTTATTGACTTAACGGGGTTTAGCAGATAAAAGTAAAATTGAAGTGAATCTTTTATTTTTTTCTAAATGTCAGATTTTACAGCCATAGTTCTTTTGGTTTTTTTTAACATTAGCTTAAATGATTAGTTTGTATTTCATTCTAAAGCAGTAGCTGTCTTTCAAAAAAATAACGATTCCAAATTCAAATAGTAAGCTACAAAACATTGGACTGAAGCAATACTAGAATCGGTATAATATCTGACAAAAAAGATGTTTTATCGGTTTCTCACACCTAGTAGCCTCTGTGTGTTTTCAATAAGTGAAACCCCTTTTTTAAGAGTATCAAATCTATGTTTCTATGTGTTAAAAAAAAAGCCTTACTAAACTATTTAGCAAGGCTTTTGACAATTTTATATTGAAGTTTTCTTTTAGAAAGCTACATTCCATCTAGGTAATTTTGCATTTTCATCTAAGAAATTTTGCAAAACTTGTCCTTCTACTGTAGTTGGAATTCCTTTTGAATCTGCATTGAAAGTTTCGAACCAAACTACTTCAAGAGCAGTAATATTTTCTAATTTCATTTGTGCTGGCCAAGAGTATTTTCTTCCCGTTTTTGCAAATTGATGTCCGTTTACAATTTTATCGTACAATCCGCCATTTTTGCTTTTCAAAGTACCATCATTCTGAACAGTTCCGGTAGATCCTACCATGATCAATTCTTTTGCATTTCCTTCAACTGCGTAAACTACAAAAACACCTGCACCTCCTTCAGGAGCGTTACAAACTTGTTCTAAACTGTCTTCAGTTGTAAAAGTAAAACTACTGCTTACTTTAAATTTTTCTAATTCTTTGTACATATTTTTATTTTTAAGTTTCTAAGATGCTGAGATACTTAGATACTAAGTTTTTTTTGATTTATCCCTCAGGACTTTAAATGTAAAAAAGTCTCAACAGAATATTGAGACTTTCTTGGAATTTATTATTTTAAATACCCGGAATTATCCAAGTACTTCTTTTACTTTTTTACCAATTTCAGCTGGTGAATCAACAACGTGAATTCCGTTGTCTCTCATGATTTGTTTTTTAGCAGCAGCAGTATCATCAGAACCACCAACAATAGCACCTGCGTGACCCATTGTTCTACCTGCTGGAGCAGTTTCTCCGGCAATAAAACCAACAACTGGTTTACGGTTACCATCAGCTCTTACCCATTTAGCAGCATCAGCTTCTAATTGACCTCCAATTTCACCAATCATAATGATGATTTCAGTTTCTGGATCGTTCATTAATAATTCAACTGCTTCTTTAGTTGTAGTTCCAATAATTGGATCTCCACCAATACCAATAGCAGTAGTAATTCCTAAACCTTGTTTTACAACCTGATCAGCAGCTTCGTAAGTTAAAGTTCCTGATTTAGAAACGATACCAACTGTTCCTTTTTTGAAAACGAAACCTGGCATAATACCAACTTTAGCTTCACCCGGAGTAATTACACCAGGACAGTTTGGTCCGATTAATCTTGAATTTCTTTCTTTAACATAGTTATTAGCTTTAATCATATCTGCTACAGGAATTCCTTCAGTAATAGCAATAATTACTTTAATTCCAGCGTCAGCAGCTTCCATAATTGCATCAGCAGCAAAAGCTGGCGGAACAAAAATGATAGATGTATCAGCTCCGGCTTGTTCTACAGCATCTTTTACTGTGTTAAAAACCGGACGGTCTAAATGGCTTGTTCCTCCTTTACCCGGAGTTACACCACCAACAACATTTGTACCGTACTCAATCATTTGAGAAGCGTGGAAAGTTCCTTCGCTACCTGTAAATCCTTGAACAATTATTTTGGAATCTTTATTAACTAAAACACTCATGATATATATTTTATGTAGTTTTTAAAATTGTGATGCAAAAGTAAGGTTTTGTAACGTATTTTAACCTTTTTGTCTTTAAAAAAATTAAGAAAATTGACTCATTTGATAACCGCGATATAATTTATCATCTTTTATTTGCCAAATTGTGGCAAAATGAGCTAATAACATCTCTTCTCTGGGGTTCTCAATCGTTTTTACAAAGTGAGAATATCGTATTGAAACTAAGTCTTCTTCGGCAATGATATGGCTAATTCTAACCTTCGAGCGAACATAAGCACGACTAAGCTCATTTGCCATAGCCATCATAGAATCATAATCCATTTCAATCAATCCTTTGGTGCTGTTCCAGTCTAACTTTACTTCGGGATGTAAGTAAGCTTTCATGATTTCGCTATCAATTAAGGCATCTGACTTGTAAAATTTTTGAACAAATTCTTTTATAGACATAATTACTTCAATTTATTTAGAATTTCAGGAATCTTTTTGATATTGGCCATCTGTTTTAACTTCTCTCTCGATTCTTCGATTGGAGTTCCGAAATAAGATTTTCCTCCTTCAACCGATTTGGTAACTCCTGTTTGCCCCATAATAACAGACTTTGCTCCTATTGTGATGCCACTGGTCGTTCCTACCTGTCCCCAAATGGTAACTTCATCTTCAATTACTACACATCCGGCAATACCGGTTTGTGAAGCAATTAAACATTTTTTACCAATTACAGTATCATGTCCAACATGCACCTGATTGTCTAATTTTGTACCTTCGCCAATAGTGGTATCACCGGTAACACCTTTGTCAATCGTACACAGTGCTCCTATG
This window encodes:
- a CDS encoding RNA polymerase sigma factor — translated: MNTKTLPFKTSDDLTLWTNLKNGDEKSFSLLFEKYYGDLVNYGNSLSPNAEKVQDCVQDVFTDIWVYKNGLQSSVVVKAYLLSSVRKRIARLYERDHIFRKSTSTDSIAFLLEFAVEHDLIDDDYATKQKVIHLNKLLNNLPARQKEALYLRYHQGLTVDQIADMLEVNYQSASNLLHRGLLTLRKEWKGSFSLILLLSSTTF
- the sucD gene encoding succinate--CoA ligase subunit alpha — encoded protein: MSVLVNKDSKIIVQGFTGSEGTFHASQMIEYGTNVVGGVTPGKGGTSHLDRPVFNTVKDAVEQAGADTSIIFVPPAFAADAIMEAADAGIKVIIAITEGIPVADMIKANNYVKERNSRLIGPNCPGVITPGEAKVGIMPGFVFKKGTVGIVSKSGTLTYEAADQVVKQGLGITTAIGIGGDPIIGTTTKEAVELLMNDPETEIIIMIGEIGGQLEADAAKWVRADGNRKPVVGFIAGETAPAGRTMGHAGAIVGGSDDTAAAKKQIMRDNGIHVVDSPAEIGKKVKEVLG
- a CDS encoding nuclear transport factor 2 family protein; this encodes MSIKEFVQKFYKSDALIDSEIMKAYLHPEVKLDWNSTKGLIEMDYDSMMAMANELSRAYVRSKVRISHIIAEEDLVSIRYSHFVKTIENPREEMLLAHFATIWQIKDDKLYRGYQMSQFS